In one window of Juglans regia cultivar Chandler chromosome 3, Walnut 2.0, whole genome shotgun sequence DNA:
- the LOC109015697 gene encoding uncharacterized protein LOC109015697, with amino-acid sequence MEQNDRDQKLLQNADKFNRKYKKFLGRTLQSVISVSLFSLFLCYSSGFCFFRPHSFIVYFSAFLFSLFTHTLQRRYIFLICNAILAILAKSLFSSSSSPSVTDIGGRDFSASDVFATKTSVAEEVQVGSIGFVDNHVALVAEGGGEEEEEENLADQAEKLQVQEDGSSSGAENEQREIEAFIADHQDEAGREEGEEEEEEVPPEANDELNKKFEEFIRKMKEEIRIEAQRQLIAV; translated from the coding sequence ATGGAGCAAAATGATCGGGACCAGAAGCTCCTGCAAAATGCTGACAAGTTCAACAGGAAGTACAAGAAGTTCTTGGGAAGGACTTTGCAGTCTGTTATCTCAGtctcattattttctttgtttctttgctACTCCTCTGGCTTCTGCTTCTTTCGGCCCCATTCCTTCATTGTCTACTTCTCCGCATTCCTTTTTTCACTCTTCACCCACACCCTCCAAAGGAGATACATATTTCTCATTTGTAATGCAATTCTTGCTATTCTAGCCAAGAGCTTATTTTCTAGCAGCTCTTCACCATCTGTGACTGATATTGGTGGCCGTGACTTTTCAGCTTCTGATGTATTTGCAACGAAGACATCAGTTGCTGAGGAAGTCCAAGTCGGAAGTATTGGATTTGTAGATAACCATGTCGCTCTTGTAGctgaaggaggaggagaagaagaagaagaagaaaatctagCAGATCAAGCTGAAAAACTACAAGTACAAGAAGATGGGTCGTCTTCTGGTGCAGAAAATGAACAAAGAGAAATTGAAGCTTTCATTGCAGATCATCAAGATGAAGCTGGGcgagaagaaggagaagaagaagaagaagaagtaccACCGGAAGCAAATGATGAATTGAACAAAAAGTTCGAAGAATTCATTAGGAAGATGAAGGAAGAAATCAGGATTGAAGCCCAACGTCAACTAATTGCCGTCTAA